Proteins from a single region of Syntrophales bacterium:
- the cooS gene encoding anaerobic carbon-monoxide dehydrogenase catalytic subunit, whose protein sequence is MTEVFQKSIEPASLKMIDKAFADKVNTIFDRAAALKPCPIGSEGDCCKMCAMGPCRVPAPKDKTKPRPTGLCGATAETISARNFARMVAGGAAAHSDHGRGEAEMFLMAAKGEVSEFKIKDEQKLYQVAMDLGVEIGERTIKEIAIEVGEKAVAEFGRQHGEGAFAQRAPEKRKELWRKLGIVPRGIDREIVETMHRTTMGVDQDYKHIMLQAARTALGDGWGGSMIGTELQDIMLGDPTPIAGEINLGVLKQDYVNVIVHGHEPLLPEVMVVLAKDPEIQKAAEAVGAKGVNLAGICCTANEILMRHGVPIAGNFLQQELAIVTGAVELMTVDVQCIMQALVPVAAHYHTKLVTTSPKAKIAGALHMEFDDHNASQVAREMLMMAIDNYKNRKPEHVDIPSEKSDQVVGFTHETINYLLGGMFRASYHPLNENIINGLIRGVAGVVGCSNARATHNKANLELIKELIKNDVLVLVTGCAAHVAGEAGLLRPEAAKEFAGAGLASVCEAVGIPPVLHMGSCVDNSRILVAATAMVKAGGLGNDISDLPAAGAALEWMSEKAISIGEYFVASGVYTVFGVTWPTSGSEEFTKFLFEDYEDILKATWGFEPDPLKAAQLMIAHIDKKRAALGIDKARERVLFDMAKRRDIEAA, encoded by the coding sequence ATGACAGAGGTATTCCAGAAGAGTATCGAACCGGCATCGCTGAAGATGATCGATAAGGCGTTTGCCGATAAGGTTAATACAATTTTTGACCGGGCGGCCGCTCTGAAGCCCTGCCCGATAGGTTCAGAAGGCGACTGCTGCAAGATGTGCGCGATGGGGCCGTGCCGTGTTCCGGCGCCTAAGGACAAGACTAAACCGAGACCTACGGGACTGTGCGGCGCGACCGCCGAGACGATTTCCGCGCGCAATTTTGCCCGCATGGTGGCCGGCGGCGCGGCTGCCCATTCTGACCATGGCCGGGGCGAGGCGGAGATGTTTCTCATGGCTGCCAAGGGCGAGGTTTCCGAATTCAAGATAAAAGACGAGCAGAAGCTCTATCAGGTTGCGATGGATCTTGGGGTTGAGATCGGCGAGCGTACTATTAAGGAGATCGCCATTGAGGTTGGCGAGAAGGCGGTTGCCGAGTTTGGGCGTCAGCATGGCGAGGGCGCATTTGCCCAGAGGGCCCCGGAGAAGAGAAAAGAGCTGTGGAGAAAATTGGGCATCGTGCCGAGGGGAATTGATCGCGAGATCGTGGAGACCATGCATCGGACAACCATGGGCGTCGATCAGGACTACAAGCACATCATGCTGCAGGCGGCCCGCACCGCCCTTGGCGATGGCTGGGGCGGTTCGATGATCGGCACGGAGCTTCAGGATATCATGCTGGGCGACCCGACGCCGATTGCCGGCGAGATCAACCTCGGCGTTTTGAAACAGGATTATGTGAACGTTATCGTTCACGGCCATGAGCCTCTTCTGCCGGAGGTGATGGTTGTTCTTGCCAAAGACCCGGAGATTCAGAAGGCGGCGGAGGCTGTCGGCGCCAAGGGTGTGAACCTGGCCGGAATCTGCTGTACCGCCAACGAGATTCTTATGCGCCACGGCGTTCCGATTGCCGGGAATTTTCTGCAGCAGGAACTGGCGATTGTAACCGGGGCCGTCGAATTGATGACGGTGGACGTACAGTGCATTATGCAGGCGCTGGTGCCGGTTGCGGCCCATTACCATACGAAGCTTGTGACAACTTCCCCCAAGGCGAAGATCGCAGGCGCTCTGCATATGGAGTTTGATGACCATAACGCCTCGCAGGTCGCAAGGGAAATGTTGATGATGGCGATCGATAATTACAAGAACAGAAAGCCGGAACATGTTGACATTCCCTCAGAAAAAAGCGACCAGGTTGTAGGTTTCACGCATGAGACGATCAATTACCTACTGGGCGGCATGTTCCGCGCTTCCTACCATCCGCTGAACGAAAATATAATCAATGGCCTGATCCGCGGCGTTGCGGGGGTGGTGGGGTGCAGCAATGCCCGTGCTACCCATAACAAAGCCAATCTGGAGCTGATCAAGGAGTTGATCAAAAACGACGTGCTCGTTCTGGTGACTGGCTGCGCGGCCCATGTTGCCGGCGAGGCTGGTCTGCTCAGGCCCGAGGCGGCGAAAGAATTTGCCGGCGCGGGACTTGCTTCTGTATGCGAGGCGGTAGGCATTCCTCCGGTTCTGCATATGGGTTCCTGCGTTGACAACAGCAGAATTCTGGTGGCGGCGACGGCGATGGTCAAGGCCGGCGGTCTCGGCAATGACATCAGCGATCTTCCGGCGGCTGGCGCGGCGCTGGAGTGGATGAGTGAAAAGGCCATTTCGATCGGCGAGTATTTTGTCGCTTCCGGCGTTTACACGGTATTCGGGGTTACCTGGCCGACAAGCGGTTCCGAGGAGTTTACCAAATTCCTCTTTGAAGATTACGAAGATATATTGAAGGCTACGTGGGGCTTTGAACCAGATCCGCTCAAAGCGGCCCAGTTGATGATTGCGCATATAGACAAAAAGAGGGCAGCCCTCGGCATCGACAAGGCGAGAGAGCGGGTACTCTTCGATATGGCAAAACGCCGCGATATTGAAGCTGCATAA
- a CDS encoding acetyl-CoA decarbonylase/synthase complex subunit delta: MAFAIPKINYSGKIKEITLGKGPKAVKVGQEEAYPFHLFEGAMPNVPKIAIEVYDAAPEEWAEAALEPYKDVVSDPVAWAKKAIAVYGADMIALQLASTDPNGLNATAEEGAATAKKVAAAIDVPVIVYGSGNMEKDAEVLRKVSETCDGMNLILGPVQDQNYKQIGAGAIAYHHTVAANTPIDINLAKQLNILLGNLGVQDQQLIIDPTTGGLGYGIEYSYSVIERIRIAALSQQDERLQFPMICNLGKEVWKTKEAKTADSDLMGKSSKRGIIMEAVTAMLLALAGADVLIMRHPEAIRVVREMIADLTT; encoded by the coding sequence ATGGCATTTGCAATACCCAAAATAAATTATTCCGGGAAGATCAAGGAAATTACCCTGGGAAAAGGGCCCAAAGCGGTTAAGGTTGGGCAGGAGGAGGCATATCCCTTTCATCTTTTTGAAGGGGCGATGCCCAATGTTCCCAAAATCGCGATTGAGGTGTACGACGCCGCGCCGGAAGAGTGGGCCGAGGCTGCCCTCGAACCCTACAAGGATGTTGTCAGCGATCCGGTTGCCTGGGCAAAGAAGGCGATCGCTGTATATGGCGCCGATATGATCGCCCTGCAGCTTGCGAGCACCGACCCCAACGGCCTTAATGCGACGGCTGAAGAGGGGGCCGCGACGGCCAAAAAAGTTGCAGCCGCCATCGATGTCCCCGTTATTGTTTACGGGAGCGGCAACATGGAAAAAGACGCGGAGGTGCTGCGCAAGGTCTCTGAAACCTGCGACGGGATGAATCTTATTCTCGGCCCGGTTCAGGATCAGAATTACAAGCAGATCGGCGCCGGCGCGATTGCCTATCATCATACCGTAGCCGCCAACACGCCGATTGACATCAATCTTGCCAAACAGCTCAATATTCTCTTGGGCAATCTCGGCGTGCAGGATCAGCAGCTCATTATCGATCCGACCACCGGCGGGCTCGGTTACGGCATTGAATACTCGTATTCCGTGATCGAACGCATCCGCATTGCGGCCCTGTCCCAGCAGGATGAAAGATTGCAGTTCCCAATGATCTGCAATCTGGGCAAGGAAGTATGGAAGACCAAGGAAGCCAAGACAGCGGATTCCGATTTGATGGGCAAGAGTTCCAAGCGGGGGATTATAATGGAGGCTGTCACCGCCATGCTTCTCGCTTTGGCTGGCGCCGACGTATTGATTATGAGGCACCCCGAGGCCATCCGGGTTGTCCGAGAGATGATTGCCGATTTAACAACATAA
- a CDS encoding AAA family ATPase, producing the protein MSFTIAVSGKGGTGKTTFAGMILRYILENKKGAVLAVDADANTNLNEVLGVDVQTTIGDMREMMRTDVPVGMTKDVWFEYQIQKSLTEAKGFDLLAMGRPEGSGCYCAANSVARMCVDVLTKNYAYIVIDNEAGMEHFSRLATRDVDLLFILSDSSRRGILTAARILEIIRELKLTIKKSVLVLSRVEGPLGEDAKAEIEKNKLDLAGILPMDEEIYRFDHSGKPTFQLPAENPALQAAWRIFERYIK; encoded by the coding sequence ATGAGTTTCACGATTGCGGTTTCCGGCAAGGGGGGGACGGGCAAGACTACATTTGCCGGAATGATCCTGAGATATATTCTCGAAAACAAAAAAGGAGCTGTTTTGGCGGTGGATGCGGATGCCAACACCAACCTTAATGAGGTACTGGGCGTTGATGTCCAGACGACGATCGGCGACATGCGCGAAATGATGAGAACGGATGTCCCCGTTGGAATGACGAAGGACGTCTGGTTCGAATATCAGATTCAGAAGTCCCTGACTGAAGCCAAAGGTTTTGACCTGCTCGCGATGGGGCGTCCGGAGGGCTCCGGCTGCTATTGCGCTGCGAACAGCGTTGCGAGGATGTGCGTTGATGTGCTGACGAAAAACTACGCCTATATCGTTATCGACAACGAAGCCGGCATGGAGCATTTCAGCCGCCTGGCGACGCGGGATGTAGATCTGCTGTTTATTCTTTCCGATTCAAGCCGGCGGGGTATATTGACGGCTGCCCGAATTCTGGAAATCATCAGGGAACTCAAACTCACCATAAAAAAGTCAGTCCTTGTTTTGAGTCGTGTTGAAGGGCCGCTCGGCGAGGATGCAAAGGCGGAGATTGAGAAAAATAAGCTTGATCTGGCAGGAATTCTTCCGATGGACGAGGAGATCTATCGGTTCGACCACAGCGGAAAACCTACCTTTCAGCTTCCCGCCGAAAACCCGGCGCTACAGGCGGCCTGGCGTATTTTTGAACGTTACATAAAGTGA
- a CDS encoding ASKHA domain-containing protein — MEKHSVTFSPSDARLKVDDGENLLQAAMEAGIHINASCGGNGTCGKCRVKIINGKVDSPLSSMLPQEDYNAGYRLACLTTIREDVEVEIPLDSQVDKSVLLKEGQKFDHPYLLSPKDLFQLVQGWEVEPTVFKRYVTMEPPTKNDNASDLTRLINAIKQQHNIKGVSTDFRLIMKLSQLLRDANWKVTVTLVQTRKGYKLINAEQGDRTQQNYSIVVDIGTTTIFGQLLDLNQDVKTACAEGACDGAKLFALAEGSDYNPQISYGEDVITRIVYSQKPGGLKKLQEVVVESINNIIEELLTTSGVDVSLVSHLVIAGNTTMTQLFLGLDPKYLRLAPYVPTANLIPPMRAVHLGIKLGDHVHVYIFPCVASYVGGDIVAGVLGSGIFQREDLTLYMDIGTNGEIVVGNKDWLASDSCSAGPAFEGGGIKFGMRATRGAIEEVSINPATYEPMILTIGRVKPIGICGSGLIDAVAQLIQAGVIDQAGKFYQDLKTERVRKGPDGYEYVLAFQKDTRLNDDIVVTEIDVENLIRTKGSIYAGCKVLLQSVGLGFKDLDRVIIAGGFGRHLNLEKAIFIGLLPEMEMDKFTFVGNGSLLGARLLSFSQELLKETERIALMMTNIELSNYPSYMDEFVAALFLPHTDVNAFPNVMKRLPARRGK, encoded by the coding sequence ATGGAGAAGCACAGCGTTACATTCAGCCCCAGCGATGCCAGACTAAAGGTTGACGATGGAGAAAACCTGCTCCAGGCGGCGATGGAGGCCGGCATCCATATCAACGCCTCCTGCGGCGGCAACGGGACTTGCGGAAAATGCCGGGTCAAAATCATCAACGGCAAGGTTGACTCCCCGTTGAGTTCCATGCTCCCCCAAGAAGATTACAATGCCGGTTATCGCCTTGCCTGCCTCACCACAATCCGCGAGGACGTCGAGGTCGAAATCCCGCTCGACTCCCAGGTTGATAAATCGGTTCTGCTGAAGGAAGGACAGAAATTTGATCATCCCTATCTTTTGTCGCCCAAGGATCTTTTTCAGCTTGTTCAGGGCTGGGAGGTTGAACCGACCGTTTTCAAACGCTATGTGACAATGGAGCCCCCGACTAAGAACGATAATGCCAGCGACCTGACACGCCTGATCAACGCTATAAAACAACAGCATAATATTAAAGGCGTATCCACAGATTTTCGACTAATTATGAAGCTCAGCCAGTTGCTGCGCGATGCCAACTGGAAGGTTACCGTGACCCTTGTGCAGACCCGCAAGGGATATAAATTGATCAACGCCGAGCAGGGAGACCGCACCCAGCAGAATTATTCAATAGTCGTCGATATTGGCACAACGACGATCTTCGGTCAGCTTCTCGATCTCAATCAGGATGTCAAGACGGCGTGCGCCGAAGGCGCCTGCGACGGGGCGAAGCTTTTTGCGCTGGCGGAGGGGTCCGACTACAATCCGCAGATAAGCTATGGAGAGGATGTGATAACCCGCATCGTCTATTCCCAGAAACCGGGCGGGCTCAAGAAGCTGCAGGAGGTGGTGGTTGAATCGATAAACAATATTATCGAAGAGTTATTGACAACAAGCGGCGTGGATGTATCGCTGGTCTCCCACCTTGTTATTGCCGGTAACACCACCATGACGCAGCTTTTTCTCGGGCTGGACCCTAAGTACCTTCGCCTTGCGCCCTACGTGCCGACGGCGAATCTTATCCCGCCCATGCGGGCCGTGCATCTGGGCATAAAGCTTGGGGATCACGTGCATGTTTATATTTTCCCCTGTGTCGCCAGCTACGTCGGCGGCGACATCGTAGCCGGGGTGCTTGGCTCCGGCATTTTCCAGCGGGAAGACCTGACCCTTTATATGGATATCGGCACAAACGGCGAGATTGTGGTCGGCAACAAGGACTGGCTAGCCAGCGATTCCTGTTCAGCCGGGCCCGCCTTTGAGGGCGGGGGCATAAAGTTCGGCATGAGGGCCACGCGCGGCGCCATTGAAGAGGTGAGCATCAACCCCGCCACTTATGAACCGATGATTCTTACGATCGGCCGGGTCAAGCCGATCGGAATCTGCGGATCAGGGTTAATCGATGCGGTAGCCCAGCTTATTCAGGCGGGTGTGATCGATCAGGCGGGGAAGTTCTACCAGGACCTTAAAACGGAACGGGTGCGAAAAGGGCCGGATGGGTACGAATATGTGCTGGCCTTTCAGAAGGACACCCGTCTGAACGATGATATCGTGGTTACGGAGATAGATGTTGAGAACCTGATCCGGACGAAGGGATCGATCTACGCCGGCTGCAAGGTGCTTCTGCAGAGCGTGGGTCTTGGTTTCAAGGATCTTGACCGGGTCATTATCGCCGGCGGATTCGGTCGCCATCTGAATCTGGAGAAGGCTATTTTCATCGGTCTGCTGCCGGAAATGGAAATGGACAAGTTTACCTTTGTCGGGAACGGTTCTCTGCTGGGCGCCCGGCTGCTTTCCTTTTCCCAGGAGCTGCTGAAGGAGACCGAGCGGATAGCCCTGATGATGACCAATATAGAGTTGAGCAATTATCCCAGCTATATGGATGAATTTGTAGCCGCCTTGTTTCTGCCGCACACGGATGTCAATGCCTTTCCGAATGTTATGAAACGTCTGCCGGCAAGAAGGGGGAAGTAA
- a CDS encoding formate--tetrahydrofolate ligase, translating into MSRLDALDPREYADWQIAEEAEKDMPTPDHWREKMGLQKDEVIPMGKLCKLDYMKILNRMKDKEDGKYIEVTAITPTPLGEGKTTTVLGLMEGLGKRGQNVGGCLRQPSGGPTMNVKGTAAGGGKALLIPMTEFSLGLTGDINDIANAHNLGMVALNARMQHERNYDDAELAKRNLKRLDIDPNNVQMGWVIDFCAQGLRNIIMGLGGKMDGYLMQSRFGITVSSELMAILAIARDLKDLRERIGNMIVAYDKKGNPVTAEQLEVAGAMTAWMRNTLNPTLMSTVEFQPCMVHAGPFANIAVGQSSVIGDRIGLKMFDYHVTESGFAADIGFEKFWNVKCRASGLVPNVSVLTATVRALKMHGGGPTVVAGRPLPEEYTKENLGLLEKGLENMTHLIGVIKKSGINPVVCINSFHTDTKEEVALVRKYAEKAGARCALSEHWLKGGDGALELADAVMDACKDKVDFKYLYPLEMPLRQRVEVIAKEVYGADGVSWAPEAEAKAKKFEADPALKDYSTMMVKTHLSLTHDPTKKGVPKGWTLPIRDVLIFAGAKFLCPMAGTISLMPGTSSDPAYRRVDVDVETGKVKGLF; encoded by the coding sequence ATGTCCAGGTTAGACGCTTTAGATCCAAGAGAGTATGCAGATTGGCAGATTGCCGAGGAGGCGGAGAAGGATATGCCGACCCCCGACCATTGGCGGGAAAAGATGGGACTCCAGAAGGATGAAGTTATTCCGATGGGGAAGTTGTGCAAGCTTGACTACATGAAAATCCTGAACCGCATGAAGGACAAGGAAGACGGAAAGTACATTGAGGTTACGGCGATCACCCCGACCCCCTTGGGCGAAGGTAAGACCACTACGGTTCTGGGTTTGATGGAAGGGCTTGGCAAAAGAGGCCAGAATGTTGGCGGCTGTCTGCGTCAGCCCTCCGGCGGCCCGACGATGAACGTCAAGGGCACGGCCGCAGGCGGAGGAAAGGCGCTCCTCATCCCGATGACGGAATTTTCCCTTGGCCTTACCGGCGACATCAATGACATCGCCAATGCCCACAACCTGGGTATGGTAGCCCTGAATGCCCGCATGCAGCACGAAAGAAATTATGACGATGCGGAACTTGCCAAAAGAAACCTGAAGCGTCTCGACATCGATCCCAATAATGTTCAGATGGGCTGGGTTATCGATTTTTGCGCCCAGGGTCTGCGGAATATCATCATGGGGCTGGGCGGCAAGATGGACGGCTATCTTATGCAGTCCCGCTTCGGCATTACCGTAAGTTCCGAGCTTATGGCCATCCTCGCCATTGCCCGCGATCTCAAGGATCTCCGGGAGAGGATCGGCAATATGATCGTTGCCTATGACAAAAAGGGCAATCCCGTTACCGCCGAGCAGTTAGAAGTCGCCGGTGCGATGACCGCGTGGATGCGCAACACCCTCAACCCCACGTTGATGAGCACGGTAGAATTCCAGCCCTGTATGGTTCACGCCGGCCCGTTTGCCAATATCGCCGTCGGTCAGTCTTCGGTGATCGGCGACCGCATCGGTCTGAAGATGTTCGATTACCATGTGACCGAAAGCGGCTTTGCCGCCGATATCGGTTTCGAGAAGTTCTGGAATGTGAAATGCCGGGCCAGCGGACTTGTCCCCAATGTGTCGGTATTGACAGCCACGGTCCGGGCACTGAAGATGCATGGTGGCGGACCCACCGTCGTTGCCGGTCGGCCGCTTCCCGAGGAGTACACGAAGGAAAATCTCGGTCTTCTGGAAAAAGGTCTCGAGAACATGACGCACCTGATCGGGGTTATCAAGAAATCGGGAATCAATCCGGTGGTCTGCATAAATTCATTCCATACAGATACCAAGGAGGAGGTTGCGTTGGTGCGCAAGTACGCGGAGAAGGCCGGCGCCCGCTGCGCCCTTTCCGAGCACTGGCTCAAAGGCGGGGACGGCGCGCTGGAACTGGCCGACGCGGTGATGGATGCCTGCAAGGACAAGGTCGATTTCAAATACCTCTATCCGCTGGAAATGCCGCTCCGTCAGAGGGTCGAGGTTATCGCGAAAGAGGTTTACGGGGCCGACGGGGTTTCCTGGGCGCCGGAGGCCGAGGCGAAGGCGAAGAAGTTTGAGGCCGATCCTGCGCTTAAGGATTACAGCACGATGATGGTAAAAACCCATCTGAGCCTTACGCATGATCCGACCAAAAAGGGCGTGCCGAAGGGCTGGACGCTGCCGATCCGCGACGTCCTGATCTTCGCCGGCGCCAAGTTCCTCTGCCCGATGGCCGGCACGATCAGCCTGATGCCGGGTACCAGCTCCGATCCTGCCTACCGGCGAGTCGATGTCGATGTAGAGACAGGGAAGGTCAAGGGGTTGTTCTAA
- the modA gene encoding molybdate ABC transporter substrate-binding protein encodes MVIEVWHADSLAGPLRELKKAFEEKNTGATVNTTSGRSRELAERIIGGEICDVFASSDPVVVQEMFKKKIGNRAAASWYVVFSANELVVITPKGNPCGLMKMTDLARGGIALARVTGEKDMATSRTIEFIKRALRFEGNPDLSQKIIEGAVPEDTIPDVLQAVKCGRVDSGIVYLSAAVMIAGSVEIISFPAEVNLSEKIRNAVSIPGTAGNETAALSFVRFMLSAEGGRILLATGQPPLIPPLKEGNIPREIELSL; translated from the coding sequence ATGGTTATCGAGGTCTGGCACGCCGATTCGCTGGCGGGTCCGTTGCGCGAACTCAAAAAGGCGTTTGAAGAAAAAAACACCGGGGCAACTGTGAACACTACCTCGGGACGCTCCCGGGAGCTGGCCGAGCGCATTATCGGCGGGGAGATCTGCGACGTCTTTGCGTCCTCCGATCCGGTCGTTGTCCAGGAGATGTTCAAAAAGAAAATCGGCAACCGGGCCGCCGCGTCCTGGTATGTCGTCTTTTCCGCGAATGAGCTGGTGGTGATTACCCCCAAAGGCAATCCTTGTGGGTTGATGAAAATGACAGATTTGGCCCGGGGAGGAATTGCGCTGGCGCGAGTGACGGGCGAAAAAGACATGGCCACCAGCCGGACCATTGAATTTATCAAGAGGGCGTTGAGATTCGAAGGCAATCCGGATCTGTCGCAAAAGATCATAGAGGGGGCCGTGCCGGAAGATACGATTCCCGATGTTTTGCAGGCGGTAAAATGCGGCAGGGTCGATTCCGGCATTGTGTATCTGTCTGCCGCAGTCATGATTGCCGGGAGTGTGGAGATTATTTCTTTCCCGGCAGAGGTAAACCTTAGTGAAAAGATCAGGAATGCGGTTTCAATCCCTGGTACGGCCGGCAATGAGACGGCAGCGCTCAGCTTCGTCCGGTTCATGCTGTCCGCCGAGGGAGGCCGGATATTGCTTGCGACCGGTCAGCCGCCGCTCATCCCGCCCCTCAAGGAGGGCAATATTCCCCGCGAAATTGAGCTTTCGCTCTGA
- a CDS encoding tripartite tricarboxylate transporter permease has translation MEDFLSLLHGFSVIFSWYNLGMMSLGLVLGVIVGVLPGLGGPNGVAILLPLTFTMPPTSAIVMLSCIYWGSLFAGAITSVLFNIPGESHSVATTFDGYPLAQQGRAGEALTMCFTGSFVGALFSVLLITFLAPLVAKFALKFGPPEFFAVYLLTFSSFIGTGKDTAKTVIALMLGFGLAAIGMDTVSGQLRLTFGWTQMLTGVDFLIVVIGLFGVGEILISMEEGLNFEGKSAKLNPKVVWETWKKLPKYWATLVRSSLIGAWMGITPGGATSASFMGYGIAKRFSKNGDKFGTGEPEGVLAPETAAHGAGCAALLPMMALGIPGSATAAVLLGGLMIWGLQPGPLLFIEQKDFVWGLIASMYLSNVVGLIIVLSTVPLFAAILRIPFAIIAPIIIVVCAIGAFSVHTAMFDIWLMLLFGVIGYVMKKLDYPLAPLVLAVVLGDRAEISFRQSMMGSQGALGVFFSNWLVSSITVLALIMLFWPAFSFIQDKFRKALA, from the coding sequence GTGGAAGATTTTTTAAGTCTGCTCCACGGTTTTTCAGTGATATTTTCCTGGTACAACCTCGGGATGATGTCGCTCGGCCTTGTTTTGGGTGTAATTGTCGGGGTTCTTCCCGGCCTGGGGGGGCCAAACGGGGTGGCCATTCTGCTGCCGCTCACCTTCACCATGCCGCCCACCTCGGCCATTGTCATGCTCTCCTGCATCTATTGGGGGTCGTTGTTTGCCGGCGCCATCACCTCGGTGCTGTTTAATATCCCCGGAGAGTCTCACTCGGTCGCTACAACCTTCGACGGTTACCCACTCGCTCAGCAGGGGCGGGCCGGAGAGGCTCTCACCATGTGCTTTACCGGATCATTCGTCGGCGCCCTGTTCTCCGTGCTGCTGATCACCTTTCTGGCGCCGCTCGTGGCTAAATTCGCGCTGAAGTTTGGGCCTCCCGAATTTTTTGCCGTCTATCTGCTCACCTTCAGCAGCTTTATCGGTACCGGCAAGGACACCGCCAAGACGGTTATCGCCCTGATGCTTGGTTTTGGTTTGGCGGCGATCGGCATGGACACCGTCAGCGGCCAACTGCGCCTGACCTTCGGCTGGACGCAAATGCTGACTGGCGTAGATTTTCTGATCGTTGTCATCGGCCTGTTCGGCGTCGGCGAGATTCTGATCAGCATGGAAGAAGGGCTAAATTTTGAGGGTAAAAGCGCCAAGCTCAACCCGAAGGTAGTTTGGGAAACATGGAAAAAACTGCCCAAGTACTGGGCGACGCTCGTCCGCAGTTCGCTGATCGGCGCCTGGATGGGAATCACGCCGGGCGGCGCCACATCCGCCTCCTTCATGGGCTATGGCATTGCCAAGCGCTTCTCGAAGAATGGCGACAAGTTCGGCACGGGCGAGCCGGAAGGCGTGCTCGCACCCGAGACAGCCGCCCATGGCGCCGGATGTGCGGCGCTGTTGCCGATGATGGCGTTGGGAATCCCCGGCTCGGCTACTGCCGCGGTGCTGTTGGGGGGCCTCATGATCTGGGGGTTGCAGCCGGGGCCGCTTTTGTTTATCGAGCAGAAGGACTTCGTCTGGGGACTGATCGCCAGCATGTACCTGTCCAACGTTGTCGGTCTGATCATTGTTTTGTCCACGGTGCCGCTCTTTGCGGCGATCCTGCGCATCCCGTTTGCGATCATCGCCCCGATCATCATCGTTGTCTGCGCGATCGGCGCCTTCTCGGTGCACACCGCTATGTTCGATATCTGGCTTATGCTGCTCTTCGGCGTGATCGGCTATGTGATGAAAAAACTGGATTATCCCCTCGCGCCGCTGGTATTGGCCGTGGTGCTTGGCGACCGGGCCGAAATCTCCTTCCGCCAGTCCATGATGGGCTCGCAGGGGGCGCTGGGCGTTTTCTTTTCCAACTGGCTGGTCAGCTCGATTACCGTATTGGCGCTGATTATGCTCTTCTGGCCGGCCTTTTCGTTTATTCAGGACAAGTTCCGCAAGGCCTTGGCATAA
- a CDS encoding tripartite tricarboxylate transporter TctB family protein produces the protein MEQKQREDRLQRGLSYNAVEAITAVVVFCIGAVMMFDTYRLGAGWAFDGPESGYFPFRIGAIASLASVVIFLRTLFAKKRNFEVFVSGDKLKLVLKVLVPAIIYVLATQLVGIYVASTLFIGGFMRMTDKSHWLKVFLVSILTSVILFWMFEIQFMVPLPKGPLEALFGY, from the coding sequence ATGGAGCAGAAACAAAGGGAGGATCGTCTGCAGCGGGGCTTGTCGTACAACGCCGTGGAGGCGATCACGGCGGTCGTCGTCTTCTGCATAGGCGCCGTGATGATGTTCGATACTTACAGGCTTGGCGCAGGATGGGCATTTGATGGCCCTGAGTCCGGATACTTTCCGTTCCGTATAGGGGCCATTGCCAGTCTTGCGAGCGTTGTGATTTTTCTGCGGACGCTGTTTGCTAAAAAACGCAATTTTGAGGTTTTTGTTTCAGGGGATAAATTAAAACTTGTGTTGAAGGTACTTGTGCCAGCCATTATCTATGTGCTTGCCACTCAACTGGTGGGAATTTATGTCGCTTCCACCCTCTTCATTGGCGGGTTCATGCGCATGACGGACAAGTCCCATTGGCTGAAAGTCTTTTTAGTAAGTATCCTTACGAGTGTGATACTTTTCTGGATGTTTGAGATTCAATTTATGGTGCCGCTGCCCAAAGGGCCGTTGGAAGCCCTGTTCGGATACTGA